The proteins below come from a single Halobacillus salinarum genomic window:
- a CDS encoding menaquinol-cytochrome c reductase cytochrome b/c subunit, with protein MHRGKGMKFVGDSRISADQKPNLPKDYSEYPGRTEAFWPNFLLKEWLVGAVFLIGFLILTAAHPAALEQQADPTNAGYIPLPDWYFLFLYQFLKYQYAGGNYIVLGAIVMPGLAFGALLLAPFLDRGPERNPLKRPISVSLMLLAFALSFWLTLEAAHHADYETRAEKYGVNIEAVESDIDKESDGYKLYEKSGCINCHGDSLQGQGNYPSLVASEKSVDEIKDIAVNGIGQMPSGVFKGSDKELQQLAEFVASAGSGGGESSGSEKSDTGTEPGPGSDESSKSESGAKKKESESGSEK; from the coding sequence GTGCATAGGGGAAAAGGTATGAAATTTGTCGGCGATTCAAGAATTAGCGCTGACCAAAAGCCGAATTTACCAAAAGATTATTCAGAATACCCTGGGCGTACGGAAGCCTTCTGGCCGAACTTCCTTCTGAAGGAATGGTTAGTTGGTGCTGTGTTCCTGATCGGGTTTTTAATCCTGACAGCGGCTCACCCAGCGGCATTAGAACAGCAGGCAGATCCTACGAACGCGGGCTACATCCCGCTGCCGGACTGGTATTTCCTGTTTTTATACCAATTTCTAAAATATCAGTACGCAGGCGGAAACTACATTGTTCTTGGTGCCATCGTCATGCCAGGTTTAGCTTTTGGTGCGTTACTGTTGGCACCGTTTCTTGATCGGGGACCTGAGCGGAATCCGTTGAAGCGTCCGATTTCAGTAAGCTTAATGCTGTTGGCTTTTGCTTTATCGTTCTGGCTGACGCTGGAAGCTGCCCATCACGCTGACTATGAAACCCGTGCTGAGAAATACGGAGTAAACATAGAAGCTGTTGAATCTGATATCGATAAAGAATCAGATGGCTATAAGCTATATGAAAAAAGCGGCTGTATTAACTGTCATGGAGATTCCCTGCAAGGACAAGGAAACTATCCTTCACTTGTAGCTTCAGAGAAATCCGTAGACGAAATTAAAGATATTGCCGTTAATGGAATCGGCCAAATGCCTTCAGGCGTATTTAAAGGTTCAGACAAGGAGCTTCAGCAGCTTGCTGAATTTGTAGCTAGCGCTGGATCAGGCGGCGGTGAATCAAGCGGTTCTGAAAAATCAGATACGGGCACAGAGCCGGGTCCAGGATCTGATGAAAGTTCCAAATCTGAAAGCGGAGCTAAGAAGAAAGAATCAGAATCAGGCTCCGAAAAATAA
- a CDS encoding DUF1405 domain-containing protein, translating into MLSYILTDRTFLILLFVINLLGTVYGYYWYGYQLSQTDPVFLAFVPDSPTASLFFTIFLGFFLFKKHVPYIEALAVMSLFKYGVWAVVMNGLTLVELGSIPWTGYMLVVSHGAMAVQGLLYAPFYRFNWRHLMVAAIIILHNDIIDYVFDQMPVYPALSDHMKEIGYFTFWLSILSIWISYLAMKAKAEETV; encoded by the coding sequence ATGCTCTCCTACATATTAACGGATCGCACGTTTTTGATCCTGCTTTTTGTTATAAATTTACTAGGAACTGTTTATGGGTATTATTGGTATGGATACCAGCTTTCACAAACAGATCCTGTTTTTCTTGCTTTTGTACCGGATAGTCCAACGGCTAGTTTATTCTTTACCATATTTCTCGGTTTTTTTCTTTTTAAAAAACACGTTCCATATATAGAAGCTCTGGCCGTGATGTCTTTATTTAAATACGGCGTTTGGGCAGTGGTGATGAATGGACTTACCCTTGTAGAACTTGGAAGCATCCCGTGGACTGGTTATATGCTGGTAGTATCTCACGGGGCCATGGCTGTGCAAGGATTACTTTACGCACCTTTTTACCGCTTTAATTGGCGCCATTTAATGGTAGCTGCCATCATTATCCTTCACAATGATATTATCGACTACGTTTTCGATCAGATGCCTGTATACCCTGCTTTGTCAGACCATATGAAGGAAATCGGATATTTTACCTTCTGGCTGAGTATTCTTTCTATATGGATTAGTTATCTAGCAATGAAGGCAAAAGCTGAAGAAACGGTCTAA
- a CDS encoding sporulation protein YpjB, translating into MGRAMLLSFITVIFTLMPLITYGQMNTKSNDWDSFVSQYRLLVNDGKVELADRMLNNRLPDMEKYTETLPVKQREVWQKLVTPLLNHNEGTPLTLKEAEPFLKYMDTLSFEDPAQKVNEIFKDWENQLKQQTITSTELVSDWEALKPTASVFYSTAGLKQFSSSLEEWKLQNSDSTREQLVFSLNELIREHPAVLDKEAFLITAIFVIGAILLTLAYVGIRKFIAEKEKNKVRDNSIS; encoded by the coding sequence TTGGGACGGGCTATGCTCTTAAGCTTTATTACCGTTATCTTCACGCTTATGCCGCTGATTACTTATGGACAGATGAATACTAAAAGTAATGATTGGGATTCTTTTGTTTCGCAGTACCGCTTATTAGTTAATGATGGAAAAGTTGAACTTGCAGATCGAATGCTGAATAATCGTCTACCGGACATGGAAAAATATACAGAAACCCTTCCGGTCAAACAACGAGAAGTATGGCAGAAATTAGTAACACCTTTGCTAAATCATAATGAGGGGACTCCGCTTACGCTTAAGGAAGCGGAACCTTTTCTTAAATATATGGATACGTTAAGCTTTGAGGACCCAGCCCAAAAAGTAAATGAAATCTTTAAAGACTGGGAAAATCAATTAAAACAACAAACGATTACCTCTACTGAGCTCGTTTCCGATTGGGAAGCTTTGAAGCCTACTGCTTCTGTTTTTTATTCAACTGCCGGTCTAAAACAATTCAGCTCAAGCCTGGAAGAATGGAAGCTTCAGAACTCTGATAGTACGAGAGAACAACTCGTGTTCTCTTTAAATGAGTTGATAAGGGAACACCCTGCTGTTCTGGACAAAGAGGCGTTTCTTATTACAGCGATCTTTGTGATCGGAGCCATTTTGCTGACTCTTGCCTATGTCGGCATAAGAAAATTTATAGCGGAAAAGGAAAAAAATAAAGTACGGGATAACTCAATTAGTTGA
- a CDS encoding zinc metallopeptidase translates to MSFLIYFALILIIPLWAQSKVKSTFKKYSKVPTSSAMTGAEVARKILNDNGLYNVGVEEVKGMLSDHYDPRSKVVRLSSNNFHGRSAAGAAVAAHEVGHAIQDAQDYAFLRFRSALVPVATFGSNISIFLIIGGFLLQMTGLALAGIVFFAAAVLFQLITLPVEFDASSRAMNQLVSTGIIRNDEERKTKKVLNAAAMTYVAGALVAVAELLRFVFMFVGMSED, encoded by the coding sequence ATGAGTTTTCTCATATATTTTGCTCTGATTCTGATCATCCCATTATGGGCTCAGTCAAAAGTCAAATCTACGTTTAAAAAGTATTCAAAGGTTCCTACTTCTTCAGCTATGACAGGTGCAGAAGTGGCTAGAAAGATATTAAATGACAACGGATTGTATAATGTCGGTGTTGAAGAAGTCAAGGGCATGCTGTCAGATCACTACGATCCTCGTTCAAAAGTAGTCCGTTTATCGTCTAATAATTTCCATGGACGTTCTGCAGCAGGCGCAGCGGTTGCTGCGCACGAAGTTGGGCATGCCATCCAGGATGCTCAGGATTATGCTTTCCTGCGCTTTAGAAGTGCTCTCGTGCCGGTAGCTACTTTTGGTTCAAACATTTCCATTTTCCTCATTATTGGGGGCTTTCTGTTACAAATGACAGGACTTGCACTTGCGGGAATTGTCTTTTTTGCAGCAGCGGTGCTCTTCCAGTTGATCACTCTGCCTGTTGAATTCGACGCTTCCAGCCGCGCGATGAACCAGCTTGTATCAACCGGAATTATTAGAAATGATGAAGAGCGGAAAACGAAAAAAGTACTGAATGCTGCCGCTATGACTTATGTGGCAGGCGCGTTGGTTGCAGTGGCTGAACTGCTGCGTTTTGTCTTTATGTTCGTAGGAATGAGTGAAGACTAA
- a CDS encoding YitT family protein — MKLFGLKIQNVIGIIIGSAIFSFGLVHFNIQNELGEGGFTGITLLLLYLFHWDPAVMNIVLNIPVLLIGWRILGRNTFIYSLIGIVAVSIFIHLSQKYMIHIDLANDLTLAALFAGGFIGVGLGIIFRYGGTTGGVDIIARLLHKYLGWSMGRAMFGFDAIVIFVSVITYLNPIKGMYTLVAVFVGARVIDFIQEGAYSARGTTIISSKSESIAATILAEMDRGVTVLQGRGSFSGESRDVLYCVIGKNEIVRLKSIINTIDPHAFVAVSHVHDVIGEGFTLDENKNPITD; from the coding sequence TTGAAATTATTTGGTTTGAAAATTCAAAATGTAATTGGCATTATCATAGGTTCTGCTATTTTTTCCTTTGGACTCGTTCATTTTAATATTCAAAATGAACTTGGAGAAGGCGGTTTCACTGGAATAACGTTATTACTATTATACTTATTTCATTGGGATCCTGCTGTCATGAACATCGTTTTAAATATCCCTGTATTACTCATTGGCTGGAGAATACTAGGAAGAAATACATTCATTTATTCGTTAATCGGTATAGTTGCGGTCTCCATATTTATTCACCTATCTCAAAAATATATGATTCATATCGATTTGGCGAATGATTTAACTTTAGCTGCATTATTCGCCGGCGGCTTTATTGGAGTAGGTTTAGGAATTATTTTCAGATATGGAGGTACCACCGGTGGAGTGGATATCATCGCTCGTCTGTTGCATAAATATTTAGGCTGGAGTATGGGAAGGGCAATGTTTGGTTTTGATGCGATCGTTATCTTTGTTTCCGTGATCACGTACTTGAATCCAATTAAAGGGATGTACACGTTAGTGGCTGTGTTTGTAGGTGCCAGAGTCATTGATTTTATCCAGGAAGGGGCCTATTCAGCTCGCGGGACGACAATTATCTCCAGTAAAAGTGAATCGATCGCAGCAACGATTCTTGCGGAAATGGACCGTGGCGTTACTGTTTTACAAGGAAGAGGTTCTTTCTCTGGAGAAAGCAGAGACGTCCTGTATTGTGTGATTGGCAAAAATGAAATCGTCAGGTTGAAGTCGATTATTAATACGATCGATCCTCACGCGTTCGTCGCGGTCAGTCACGTACATGATGTGATTGGCGAAGGATTCACTCTGGATGAAAATAAGAACCCCATTACGGATTAA
- a CDS encoding nucleotide pyrophosphohydrolase yields the protein MNYRTKEIQKRVDDYISQYKEGYFSPLSMQARLTEEVGELAREINHLYGEKPKKATEQDKALEEELGDVLFVLTCFANSLDMDLSRAFERSMSKIESRDKERWTLKEGVDEGE from the coding sequence ATGAATTACCGAACGAAAGAAATACAAAAGAGAGTAGATGATTACATATCGCAATACAAAGAAGGTTATTTTTCTCCTCTGAGCATGCAGGCGAGACTTACAGAAGAAGTAGGAGAACTAGCACGTGAAATAAACCATCTCTACGGTGAAAAGCCGAAAAAAGCCACTGAACAGGATAAGGCGCTTGAAGAAGAATTAGGAGATGTTTTGTTTGTTCTTACTTGTTTTGCAAATTCATTGGACATGGATCTATCTCGCGCCTTTGAGAGGTCAATGAGCAAAATAGAGTCTCGCGATAAGGAGAGGTGGACACTAAAGGAAGGAGTTGATGAAGGTGAGTAA
- the dapB gene encoding 4-hydroxy-tetrahydrodipicolinate reductase, whose product MSKIKIIVAGPRGRMGLEAVKMIDREDTFELAGCIDRKNDGLLIKDIDGLPNLDAPIYTDAEVCLQELQADVLVDLTTPEFAYTHTKLALENGVRPVVGTTGYTKEQLEELRELAEEKQLGAVIAPNFAVGAVLMMQFSKWAAKHFPDVEIIEKHHDQKLDAPSGTAAKTAELIQEVRPSHQQGHPDEKETIEGARGADVDGIKIHSMRLPGLVAHQEVVFGGLGQTLTIKHDSHHRESFMSGVKLAAEEVMKLDVLVYGLEHLLE is encoded by the coding sequence GTGAGTAAGATAAAAATAATTGTAGCAGGACCACGTGGAAGAATGGGACTAGAAGCTGTGAAGATGATCGACAGGGAGGATACTTTTGAACTTGCAGGCTGTATTGATCGGAAGAATGACGGCCTGCTGATCAAAGATATTGATGGACTTCCAAATCTGGATGCGCCGATCTATACAGATGCAGAAGTCTGCTTACAGGAATTACAAGCAGATGTTCTCGTAGATTTAACAACGCCTGAATTTGCCTATACCCATACAAAACTTGCCTTGGAAAATGGAGTAAGGCCGGTAGTCGGAACAACAGGCTATACGAAAGAACAACTGGAGGAGCTTCGTGAACTAGCGGAAGAAAAGCAGCTCGGAGCAGTGATTGCGCCAAATTTTGCTGTAGGAGCAGTACTGATGATGCAATTTTCCAAATGGGCAGCTAAACATTTTCCTGATGTCGAAATTATTGAGAAACATCATGATCAAAAGCTGGATGCTCCTTCTGGAACTGCTGCCAAAACAGCAGAGCTCATTCAAGAGGTCAGGCCGTCCCACCAGCAGGGACACCCTGATGAAAAAGAAACGATCGAAGGAGCGAGAGGTGCCGACGTAGATGGTATCAAAATCCACAGTATGAGGCTGCCAGGATTGGTTGCCCATCAGGAAGTCGTGTTTGGCGGCCTGGGACAGACACTTACGATTAAACATGACTCTCATCACCGTGAATCCTTTATGAGTGGAGTTAAATTAGCTGCGGAAGAAGTAATGAAGCTCGATGTCCTCGTTTATGGGCTTGAACATCTGCTTGAATAG
- the mgsA gene encoding methylglyoxal synthase yields the protein MNIALIAHDEKKEDMIQFTTAYKVILGKHKLFATGTTGKKISEATDLQVTRFLSGPLGGDQQIGAKIAENEMDVVIFFRDPLTAQPHEPDITALLRLCDVHQIPLATNLGGAEVLIRALDRGDIKWRAYVKETKTDQE from the coding sequence ATGAATATTGCATTGATTGCTCATGATGAAAAGAAAGAGGATATGATCCAGTTCACTACCGCCTATAAAGTCATTCTTGGAAAACATAAGCTGTTTGCAACAGGAACTACCGGGAAGAAAATTTCAGAAGCGACTGATTTGCAAGTGACACGTTTTCTGTCAGGTCCGTTAGGCGGTGACCAGCAGATTGGAGCAAAAATTGCTGAAAATGAAATGGACGTCGTCATCTTTTTCAGGGATCCTTTAACCGCACAGCCTCACGAACCGGATATTACAGCACTGCTCCGTCTCTGTGATGTCCATCAAATACCATTGGCTACAAATCTTGGAGGAGCGGAAGTTTTAATACGCGCTTTAGACCGCGGAGATATCAAATGGCGGGCGTATGTAAAAGAAACCAAGACAGATCAGGAGTGA
- the bshA gene encoding N-acetyl-alpha-D-glucosaminyl L-malate synthase BshA, whose amino-acid sequence MAKIGITCYPTVGGSGVIATELGKLLAEKGHEIHFITTQVPFRLNRVYPNIYYHEVEVNSYPVFQHPPYDLALANKMAEVTNCEKLDILHMHYAMPHAICAILAKQMAKRDVKIITTLHGTDITVLGIDRSLKQMIKFGIEQSDRVTAVSNSLVQQTREMLDTNKEMEVIYNFVDEREYRRIENDGLKKEYNIHPDEKVIIHVSNFRKVKRVPDVIHSFARVQKEVPAKLLLVGDGPEYSYCHQLVEDLGLEDQVLFLGKQDQVSELLSISDLMLLLSEKESFGLVLLEAMACGVPCIGTNVGGIPEVIDHGESGYIAELGNIEQISKMAVQLLKNPSLLKNFSQYTQKNVTEKFSSSKILEQYEDLYERVLSNEST is encoded by the coding sequence ATGGCTAAGATAGGAATAACCTGCTATCCAACGGTAGGAGGGTCAGGAGTAATTGCAACGGAATTAGGTAAATTACTCGCTGAAAAAGGGCATGAAATCCATTTTATAACCACCCAGGTCCCTTTTCGATTAAACCGGGTATATCCAAATATTTATTATCATGAGGTGGAAGTAAACAGCTATCCCGTCTTCCAGCATCCTCCGTATGATTTAGCTCTGGCTAATAAGATGGCCGAGGTGACCAATTGCGAAAAACTCGATATTCTGCACATGCATTATGCCATGCCCCATGCCATATGTGCCATACTTGCCAAGCAAATGGCTAAACGTGACGTAAAGATTATTACTACCCTTCACGGTACAGATATCACAGTTTTAGGAATCGATAGAAGCTTAAAACAGATGATTAAGTTCGGGATCGAACAATCAGATCGGGTCACTGCGGTTTCCAACAGTCTTGTTCAGCAAACGAGGGAAATGCTTGATACAAACAAGGAAATGGAAGTAATTTATAATTTTGTTGACGAGAGAGAGTACCGACGTATTGAAAATGATGGTTTGAAAAAGGAATACAATATTCACCCGGATGAGAAAGTGATCATCCATGTTTCTAATTTCAGGAAAGTAAAACGAGTACCTGATGTTATTCATTCATTTGCCCGGGTCCAAAAAGAAGTTCCAGCTAAACTTCTGCTTGTCGGCGACGGACCTGAATATTCTTATTGTCATCAGCTTGTGGAAGACTTAGGGTTGGAGGATCAAGTATTGTTCTTAGGAAAACAGGACCAAGTAAGTGAATTGCTTTCGATCTCAGACCTCATGCTGCTATTGTCTGAAAAAGAAAGCTTCGGCCTTGTTCTTCTTGAGGCAATGGCCTGTGGTGTTCCATGTATTGGTACGAATGTCGGGGGAATTCCAGAAGTTATTGATCATGGTGAATCTGGCTACATCGCAGAATTAGGGAATATTGAGCAGATTTCAAAAATGGCTGTTCAATTATTAAAAAATCCTTCGCTGCTAAAAAACTTTTCTCAATACACCCAAAAAAATGTAACCGAAAAATTCTCATCCTCCAAAATTTTGGAACAATATGAAGATCTTTATGAGCGGGTGTTATCGAATGAATCCACTTAA
- a CDS encoding CCA tRNA nucleotidyltransferase, translated as MNPLNHPKFQKAVKIIDRIESCGGEAYIVGGAVRDYLAERPIGDVDLATSFPPEKIQKIFDKVIPVGIEHGTVLVRFESESFEITTYRTETGYKDYRHPDEVVFVKTIKEDLARRDFTMNAMALDQYGNVIDPFNGQKSLAEKEIISVGNPSVRFNEDPLRIMRALRFASQLNFTIEEKTLAAIKIQSSLLEHIAIERTALELEKLYGGAGFRKTVPLLLDSGVARCLPLFKEDPSLLNNLPKQPLKSFKELAAFFCFLKPSWTIKRWKTEWKLSNRTGHSAAEILNSIVNYKKSNGLTPWLVYQLSEDLYESFQNVAAALDLAGKHELTKEMDDIYHSLPIHSQKELAFHAEDLINTKDHLAKGPWIQRGMGQLERLVVERRIKNKYSELKEWADQWNPPESN; from the coding sequence ATGAATCCACTTAATCACCCCAAATTTCAAAAAGCTGTTAAGATCATTGATCGAATAGAGAGTTGTGGAGGGGAAGCTTATATCGTAGGCGGAGCAGTAAGGGATTATTTGGCAGAGCGGCCGATCGGGGATGTCGATTTAGCGACATCCTTCCCGCCGGAGAAAATCCAGAAAATTTTTGATAAAGTTATACCAGTGGGGATTGAACACGGCACTGTCTTAGTAAGGTTTGAATCGGAATCGTTTGAAATAACTACGTATCGAACAGAAACAGGTTATAAGGATTACCGTCATCCAGACGAAGTGGTATTTGTCAAAACGATAAAAGAGGATTTAGCTCGTCGTGATTTTACGATGAATGCAATGGCGCTTGATCAATATGGGAATGTCATTGACCCTTTTAACGGGCAGAAGTCTCTTGCGGAAAAAGAAATCATTTCGGTTGGAAATCCTTCGGTCAGATTTAATGAAGATCCGCTTCGAATCATGAGGGCGTTGCGATTTGCAAGTCAATTAAACTTCACCATTGAAGAAAAGACATTGGCAGCTATCAAGATTCAATCTTCTTTGCTTGAACATATTGCCATCGAAAGAACAGCCTTGGAGTTGGAAAAACTTTATGGCGGCGCGGGTTTCAGAAAGACTGTACCGTTGCTCTTAGATTCCGGTGTTGCCCGTTGCCTGCCATTATTTAAGGAAGATCCCAGCCTTCTAAACAATCTTCCTAAGCAGCCGCTGAAGTCTTTTAAGGAGCTGGCGGCATTTTTCTGTTTTCTTAAACCTTCCTGGACGATTAAGCGATGGAAAACTGAGTGGAAACTGTCTAATCGTACTGGACATTCAGCCGCAGAGATTCTTAACTCTATAGTTAATTATAAGAAATCCAATGGACTTACTCCCTGGCTTGTTTACCAGCTATCCGAAGATCTTTATGAATCTTTTCAAAATGTCGCTGCTGCGTTGGACTTGGCAGGAAAGCATGAGTTAACCAAAGAGATGGATGACATTTACCATTCCTTGCCGATTCATTCTCAAAAAGAATTGGCATTTCATGCTGAAGATTTAATAAATACAAAGGACCACCTCGCTAAAGGACCATGGATTCAGCGAGGCATGGGTCAGCTCGAACGGCTTGTAGTAGAAAGAAGAATAAAAAATAAATATAGTGAATTAAAGGAGTGGGCCGACCAATGGAATCCACCCGAAAGCAATTAA